The Triticum urartu cultivar G1812 unplaced genomic scaffold, Tu2.1 TuUngrouped_contig_10079, whole genome shotgun sequence genome contains a region encoding:
- the LOC125526432 gene encoding uncharacterized protein LOC125526432, translating into MAELASALSTLLGVISHEAQRLGRVRRDVQFIKEEIESMSSFLEDLSRESCEHNKQVQTWMRQVRILADDCKSRIDLYLYRGDPRFHLPRGGPRRYLLWAPWQLRKLLAQHHAADQLSELKDRAHDISNRRLRYGVEIKTVESSSSSKMAESSSSSSARLTEPLWLHGDGTLKVALPMTSMKLDKEDYFRRRLDHWIGMVVQEWAELATAGSKPLLPSILFVVQETKDADALGSEALNAAKAYFKRAEDAQDKGMPSETCVLPHEDKALPQEIEAVSALAHEDKSAVPPKGKDVNALSSKIRECHQRPRRSSLLCMKIRCLCLRRRRMSVPPETKDDKTLAHEDKVDVPSETKGDGGALVYEDKADVQSETKGDGGPLVHEDKANVPAETKGGGGTLAHEDNADVPLETKGGGSPLAHEDKADVPSETKGGGGPLAHEDNADVPLETKGSHGPFGHEDKADIPAETKGDVGALAHEDKVDARVETKGDGGALAHEDKADVPTETKGGPLAHDDKADVPSESKGDGGENKVNVPAETKGYGAVLAHEYKADMTAETMGDGGSLEHEDKADVPSKTKGSGMHEDKVDVQSETKGDGNTLAHEEKADVSPETKDAGNVVLVDVPMVHYTFVRLRPHMILYYILAEIKRQQAMDDRPVHLKLDTYFQRKETMGEIKKKIETMSVDNKIEAIKEEILKLQVSRSELSELQKLHIGGKTLADNISGKTLGQLLWVLIYQSTSPAASEQGKKIKSMVAQSYDVIIKQTAKELQLKIELEEKLEYEDILWKVFPNSITTTANSTPRTMVDDIIKDMVKKEVKEMLPELQELGMPDSNREAGSEGAQKTPEIDFVGSTENMMEEIKMKITEQIKVKMVVQKIQECLRGNQKILLILKVYDKYVPQWEETRNSLSLLGLECPIAGAVIVAKITREDNMQYFGCPGSELIEYSPVGLYFDTVLQVTSQYMNDQNSHQVLRDILWECKQDEFCMKIFAHAFYAKPNRSTEELRKLHYTIRSSPTHTLPSIMLKFSYRELPKEYMSCLLYLAIFPQGQTIRRSTLIGRWVAERLITTKDWRWSSSVYEAEKCFDTLVDRYLVCPVGIGATGKVKSCTVHKLVYGFITKIAMQQHILETRLSHHLACHFSVFSDVRLRSSETIEDFFKKSSQFYKLKVVDLEGCHCFQQKNKFYLRDICKNILMLKYLSLRRTDVTRLPSEINNLQELEVLDIRETKIPASATRNILLRMLKLLLVGHVDSSPRSPDFPSVQMHEKIQKMEHVEVPCNVKLQNGLQRLLSSHVDSSHADYSSVQIPVKIEKMKGVEVLSNVKPKNHRDLVNIGTLNNLKKLGVAINKESYLKPLLNAISDLLNHSLRFLSITLDISIHKDPAAELSLENKPKYLESLTINGSKKCPEDIKSTSTQMGKLLKSLTEYGNQLAIVNISCTFLSQENLKVLGKLENLRCVKLRHSAYNESKLTFNKGEFENLNKFLVEGNNMAEITFDNGAASNLEKIVLSSTDIVSISGVNCLQKLEELELKGINDKDMVNSLFDKVKHIGKVTLRDTMLEQGDLKILAGNNKMCSLVLLGKFYNGSHVIFEDEFQKLNLLIVDSSESDITEISFTNRSPNLEKMVWSFKEIVSLSGIDKLPALKELELKGGDSVPNKLKEDIKKQKIRLDYKPRDRP; encoded by the coding sequence ATGGCCGAGCTCGCGAGCGCCCTGAGCACGCTGCTGGGCGTAATCAGCCACGAGGCGCAGAGGCTCGGACGCGTCCGGCGTGACGTGCAGTTCATCAAGGAGGAGATCGAGAGCATGAGCAGCTTCCTGGAGGACCTGTCTAGGGAAAGCTGCGAGCACAACAAGCAGGTCCAAACCTGGATGAGGCAGGTCCGGATCCTGGCCGACGACTGCAAGAGCCGCATCGACCTCTACCTCTACCGCGGCGACCCGAGATTCCACCTACCCAGGGGAGGCCCCCGCCGCTACCTCTTGTGGGCTCCCTGGCAGCTGCGCAAGCTGCTCGCGCAGCACCACGCGGCAGACCAGCTAAGTGAGCTCAAGGACCGGGCCCATGACATCAGCAACCGCCGATTGAGGTACGGCGTTGAGATCAAAACGGtggagtcatcatcatcttcCAAGATGGCGGAGTCATCATCATCTTCGAGCGCTAGGCTCACTGAGCCATTGTGGTTACATGGGGATGGTACACTAAAGGTGGCTTTGCCCATGACTAGTatgaagttggacaaggaagactaCTTTAGGAGGAGGCTAGACCACTGGATTGGAATGGTGGTGCAGGAGTGGGCGGAACTGGCGACGGCCGGATCAAAACCGTTACTACCATCCATTCTCTTTGTGGTACAAGAGACCAAGGATGCCGATGCTCTTGGGAGTGAAGCACTGAACGCGGCAAAAGCTTATTTCAAGAGGGCAGAGGATGCGCAAGATAAGGGCATGCCATCGGAGACTTGTGTTCTTCCGCATGAAGATAAAGCTTTGCCACAAGAGATCGAGGCCGTCAGCGCTCTTGCGCATGAAGATAAGTCAGCTGTGCCACCAAAGGGCAAGGACGTCAACGCTCTTTCCTCAAAGATAAGGGAGTGCCACCAGAGACCAAGGAGGTCGTCACTCTTGTGCATGAAGATAAGGTGCTTATGCCTCCGAAGAAGAAGGATGTCGGTGCCACCGGAGACCAAGGATGACAAGACCCTTGCACATGAAGATAAGGTGGATGTGCCATCGGAAACCAAGGGCGACGGTGGCGCTCTGGTGTATGAAGATAAGGCGGACGTGCAATCGGAGACCAAGGGCGATGGCGGCCCTCTTGTGCATGAAGATAAGGCAAATGTGCCAGCGGAGACCAAGGGGGGCGGTGGCACTCTTGCGCATGAAGATAACGCGGATGTGCCATTGGAGACCAAGGGCGGCGGCAGCCCGCTTGCGCATGAAGATAAGGCAGATGTGCCATCGGAGACCAAGGGCGGTGGCGGCCCGCTTGCGCATGAAGATAACGCGGATGTACCATTAGAGACCAAGGGCAGCCATGGCCCGTTTGGGCATGAAGATAAGGCGGATATACCAGCGGAGACCAAGGGCGATGTTGGCGCTCTTGCGCATGAAGATAAGGTGGATGCGCGAGTGGAAACAAAGGGTGACGGTGGCGCTCTTGCGCATGAAGATAAGGCTGATGTGCCAACAGAGACCAAGGGCGGCCCTCTTGCACATGATGATAAGGCGGATGTGCCATCTGAGAGCAAGGGCGACGGTGGTGAAAATAAGGTGAATGTGCCAGCGGAGACCAAGGGATACGGTGCCGTTCTTGCGCATGAATATAAGGCGGATATGACAGCAGAGACCATGGGTGATGGTGGTTCTCTTGAGCATGAAGATAAGGCGGATGTGCCATCGAAGACCAAGGGCAGCGGCATGCATGAAGATAAGGTGGATGTGCAATCGGAGACCAAGGGAGACGGCAACACTCTTGCACATGAAGAGAAGGCAGATGTGTCACCAGAGACCAAGGACGCAGGAAATGTCGTCTTGGTCGACGTCCCTATGGTGCACTACACGTTTGTAAGGCTACGACCCCACATGATTCTCTACTACATCCTGGCTGAGATCAAGCGGCAGCAAGCCATGGATGATCGTCCTGTTCACTTAAAATTGGATACTTATTTTCAAAGAAAGGAGACGATGGGTGAAATTAAGAAAAAGATAGAAACAATGAGTGTTGACAACAAAATTGAAGCCATCAAAGAAGAAATTCTCAAACTTCAAGTTTCAAGGTCGGAGTTGTCAGAGCTGCAAAAATTACACATTGGCGGAAAAACTTTGGCAGACAATATCAGCGGTAAAACACTGGGCCAACTCTTGTGGGTGCTCATCTACCAATCAACTAGTCCTGCTGCATCTGAACAAGGCAAAAAGATCAAATCCATGGTAGCACAATCGTACGATGTCATCATCAAGCAAACAGCCAAGGAACTTCAATTGAAAATAGAACTTGAAGAAAAATTAGAATATGAAGACATCCTGTGGAAGGTGTTCCCAAATTCGATCACGACGACTGCCAATAGTACTCCTAGAACAATGGTGGATGATATCATCAAAGATATGGTAAAAAAAGAGGTTAAGGAGATGCTGCCAGAGCTGCAGGAATTAGGCATGCCTGACAGTAACCGAGAAGCAGGCAGTGAAGGAGCTCAAAAGACCCCAGAAATTGATTTTGTAGGGAGCACAGAGAACATGATGGAAGAAATCAAAATGAAGATCACGGAGCAGATCAAGGTCAAAATGGTCGTGCAAAAGATCCAAGAATGTTTGAGAGGTAATCAAAAGATCCTGCTCATCCTCAAAGTTTATGACAAGTATGTACCCCAATGGGAGGAGACCAGAAACAGTTTGAGCCTGTTGGGGCTGGAGTGCCCCATCGCCGGTGCTGTGATTGTGGCCAAGATCACTCGAGAGGACAACATGCAATATTTTGGCTGTCCAGGGTCGGAGCTCATAGAATATTCTCCTGTTGGCCTCTACTTTGATACCGTGCTACAGGTTACAAGCCAGTATATGAATGATCAAAATAGCCACCAGGTTCTTCGCGACATCTTGTGGGAGTGCAAGCAAGATGAATTCTGCATGAAGATCTTTGCTCATGCATTCTACGCCAAACCCAACAGGAGCACTGAAGAGTTGAGAAAATTGCACTACACCATTCGTTCCAGTCCCACACACACATTGCCGAGTATCATGTTGAAGTTCTCCTACAGGGAGCTACCTAAAGAGTACATGTCTTGTTTGTTGTACCTCGCTATCTTCCCTCAAGGACAAACCATCAGGCGGTCAACCTTGATAGGACGATGGGTTGCAGAAAGGCTGATAACCACCAAAGACTGGCGCTGGTCCTCTTCAGTGTATGAAGCTGAGAAATGTTTTGATACGCTTGTTGACCGGTACCTTGTTTGTCCTGTTGGCATTGGTGCTACTGGAAAGGTCAAGAGCTGCACAGTGCATAAGCTAGTTTATGGATTCATTACCAAGATCGCCATGCAGCAGCACATTCTGGAGACACGGTTGTCACATCACTTGGCTTGTCACTTCTCCGTATTCAGCGATGTCCGCCTCCGCAGCTCAGAAACAATCGAGGATTTCTTTAAAAAGTCATCTCAGTTCTACAAGCTCAAGGTGGTAGATCTAGAAGGCTGTCATTGCTTCCAACAGAAGAACAAGTTCTACCTGAGGGACATATGCAAGAACATACTGATGCTCAAGTATCTCAGCTTAAGGAGAACGGATGTTACCAGGCTGCCCAGTGAAATCAACAATCTTCAAGAGTTGGAGGTATTGGATATCCGCGAGACCAAGATTCCTGCATCAGCAACAAGAAATATCCTGCTCCGAATGCTGAAGCTTCTGTTGGTTGGTCATGTTGATTCAAGTCCAAGAAGTCCTGACTTCCCCAGTGTCCAGATGCATGAGAAGATTCAAAAAATGGAACATGTGGAGGTACCATGCAATGTCAAGCTTCAGAATGGTCTGCAGCGTCTGTTGTCTAGTCATGTTGATTCAAGTCATGCCGACTACTCCAGTGTGCAGATCCCTGTGAAGATTGAAAAAATGAAGGGTGTGGAAGTATTGtccaatgtgaagccgaagaatCATAGAGACTTGGTAAACATTGGAACTCTAAATAACCTGAAGAAGCTCGGTGTGGCTATCAACAAGGAGAGTTACCTCAAGCCATTGCTTAATGCAATCAGTGACCTCCTaaaccactccctccgttttctGTCAATTACTCTTGACATAAGCATACACAAGGACCCTGCAGCAGAGCTGAGTCTAGAAAACAAACCCAAGTATCTTGAGAGCCTAACTATCAATGGAAGCAAAAAGTGCCCCGAGGATATCAAAAGCACTAGCACACAAATGGGGAAGCTACTTAAATCATTGACCGAATATGGAAATCAACTCGCCATTGTAAATATAAGTTGCACTTTTCTAAGCCAGGAAAATCTCAAGGTCCTTGGAAAGCTTGAGAACTTACGCTGTGTCAAGCTTCGACACAGTGCGTACAATGAGAGCAAGCTCACTTTCAATAAGGGAGAATTCGAAAATCTCAACAAATTTCTTGTCGAGGGAAACAACATGGCTGAAATCACATTTGATAATGGAGCAGCTAGTAACCTCGAGAAGATCGTTTTGTCCTCCACCGACATAGTCTCTATCAGTGGAGTCAACTGCCTTCAAAAACTGGAGGAGCTTGAGTTGAAGGGCATCAATGACAAGGACATGGTGAATTCATTATTTGACAAAGTCAAACACATAGGCAAGGTGACTCTTCGTGATACAATGCTGGAGCAAGGTGATCTAAAAATCCTCGCCGGCAACAATAAGATGTGCTCCCTAGTGCTCCTGGGGAAGTTTTATAATGGCAGTCATGTTATCTTCGAAGATGAATTCCAGAAGCTCAACCTTCTTATTGTTGACTCCTCTGAGTCTGACATCACCGAGATAAGCTTTACCAACAGGTCTCCTAATCTTGAGAAGATGGTCTGGTCATTCAAGGAAATTGTTTCTCTGTCCGGAATCGACAAGCTTCCTGCATTAAAGGAGCTGGAATTGAAAGGTGGTGACAGTGTCCCTAATAAGTTGAAAGAAGACATTAAAAAACAAAAGATTAGGCTTGACTATAAACCCAGGGATAGGCCataa